A window of Solanum stenotomum isolate F172 chromosome 9, ASM1918654v1, whole genome shotgun sequence genomic DNA:
AGCAGCAAGAGGCAACAAGATGATCACTCATTAGATGGCATTTCCAATGGACACTTTAGTTCATCTAAAACCAACATGCTTAGTGTAAGCTCTTCCTCTTTTGGGGACTGTTAGCTATTTGGCTTCTATGTTGAATTAATAAACCTTGTAATCATTTGGGGTGGCAGATGGATTGTTCTGGAACAGTGAGAATATGTAACCAGGCATATATTATTTCTTCTATAATGGAATTATTTTCTTCTGTTGCTAGCTGGGAAGATCAAAATTTGCATGTACTTTGTATCCTTATTctgtttctttttcattctgATGATAGAAACATGACTTAGACATTAAGGTGTCGTTTGATTGGGAAGAAGTTATCTCGGGATTAACTATTTCTGGATAAGTTATTCCACCATTTATATGACAAGTGGAGTTAAAGGCTGAGCCTCAACCAGTATATATGGGATAATTTATCTCATCACTAAGGTATAAATAGTAGGATAAATAATCGTAGGACTGCATTGTTGTATTttatacctcacaccaaacgactcCTAACATTTTAAGAAATGCTATCAGAACTGGAACAAAGTGATGATAATCCTTGAAAAGATggaaaatgaagtaaaaatctAGATAATGAATTTTGGAGATCTTTTAAAACGGGCTTCTTACATAAATGTACAGGTgacaaaatttctttttaacaAAATAGACGCATTTATATGTAATGGATTGATATTGTGCAAATGGTTATGTAATGTATCAATAGtgcataaataatatataactatGTGTATATGATATAGGGAAAAGAACCTAAAATATCCCTCAACTCTGcgatttagagttgatatacctCTAGTTACAAAAGTGGTTTgcatatacccttaccgttacaAAAGTGGATCACATATACCCTACTGTTACAAAAGTTGCtcacatatatcatttttatgTAATGAGCCACTTTTGCAACGAGGgttatatcaactctaaatcgcaaaattgaggggtatattaaatatgtatatacatTCATATACGCTggttatacaatatttataaattgtagactttttttttaataatgactTACTCAAATTTCCTCTTAATTGTtccaaattttagatatgaccTCCGCTCAATGTTTCgaatcttttaatttattatttactcgAAAAAACAATTTATGATATGTTAATGAACAATTTGTCACTCTTTCCTCAATTTGCATTTTAATTAATACTTTTTGTGTTGATTTTAAGGATGTTAAGAAGttaaatatatacttatttacATCATTGATTGATTAAATTAACATATAATAATAAGAGAAGCATGTTATTAGGTAGATCACAGGAAACTTTGTGTTGCAATAAATATTCTCATGCGGTCTcttaattaatcattttaatagaaaaagGAATGAAAATCAATATGTGAAGAAAGCACACACTATAGCATTGAATTTAACCTATCTATTCAAGATTTACCTTAACAATGGATAaattttgcaaagtttagctaGTGCAAATTCTAAAGAAATAGGGATAACTATTCATATGGCTAATTGTAACTAGTTttaaaattgaacataattgAGTGATTGATTAAGatttatttcttatataaaCTTTTACATAATTATGAGGGGGCATTTTTAGCTAGTTAAGATCTTTAACACGTTCAAACATTGCCCcctataaataattattaagagAAAGTCAAAGGTGTTTATTTGGTATAAACAAGCTCATAGGTGACAAGTAGTTTTGGATTAAATATGATAGTACTAATATTTAATCAAACTTAACAACCAACCATCTTTCACATCAAATCAATACAATTTACCATGATCCAAGTGATTTAATCAagtaaaaaatacataatacataACCATGGTTAGGTGAAAGGAGTCATGATATGCATGTATTTGCGGAGAGGTAAGGGAAGAACATGAGGGAGATGCCATTCACCTTCAAACAAGTAGGAAACTAAAGCACAACAACTACAACACTAAAATCAGCAACCAACTGCACATGGCAAGGGAACAACATGAGAGGCAAGTTGTCACACAGTAAATGACACTCGAATGCTTTCTCAATCTCAATAACCAACATGGGGGGCAGGGGACACTGGACTCGCCATCCAGCGGCATCTAACTAATCATGTATCAACTCTCTggcaagtcaacattaacactAAAGTGATCTGAGGAGCTATTAATCCTCATGCAAATAACTAGACCATATGTATTCACCAACATGCTCCACTGAAATATCCACAAGCATTCCAGTAAACAATAAGAGTCTTGAGTCATCTCCCATATAGGATATAGGAGAGGAGAAAGTGCCACCAAGGTATtgaaatgaaggaaaaagaagtTGAGTTGAACTTCAAAGAAACATAAGCATTTCTGCCATCTTTTCAGAGAACGATGGCAATCATGCATatgataaaaggaaaatgagttATAAGACAGGTAATAGTAATAAAACAACTACCAGAGAGTTAAGTCGGAGAAGCTTCAATTATTGTACATAAATCCACACTTAGCCACTACGCTCCACTATTAAATTAAGTTACTAAGAAATCCATTAAAAAGCAGCCCCAAATGGTAAAACTCAAGCTAACAAGATCATGCATTACGTAATTAGGTCATCCATCAAAGCCCTGAAGCTTGCCTCATATGCGAAGAACAAAACTGCTTAAACTGATCACTAGATTCAGAGAGGACTTCACATGGTAGATAAAACTAGCACATTACAAGAACTCAACTCACGTATGGACAACAGTGGAGAGGCCAGAACAGAGGATGCCTATCTCCCCCTCCTACGCAGGGTATCATTAACACAGCATCTTatttctatagtcaatacaccTATTATAAGTGAAATCTCAACTGTTTTCTGCCAAGTACCGGACATCCTGACAGCTACACTACACTATGGAGCAGAACAGCTCAACCCGAAGAGAGAAAGCAAGAGAAGGGCTGAAACATGACGGTTCTTCAATCAATCGATCAACATCAACCACATGTCAGTCGCAAGTTAATTGCGCTAGCTTCTAGTTGGGTTAGCTATTTATCTGTATTtgttaagaaaacaaaatagaGGATTCACCATGGCACAATCATGCCTTGCATAGAGGAGATATGCAAACCAACCTCACAATATTGTAAGTAAAAACATTCACCACAATACATGAAACAGTAGAAACAGATGATAATACAAGCATAaatgcaaaagaaaaaattgactCATACTTCACACACATCAAAATCAAGGTGATTCACTAAAAAAGGTAACTCTTTTATCCAAGTTTCACAACCCATTAGCATCAGAAGAGTATTAAAGAGCCAACAAGACATAGTTTTATTACATCTAAACCTAAGCCCTAAATTCCCAAACAATTATTACCAATAAAAGGGCTTTAACACAGGGCTGCAAATCTGATAACCCAAGAAAACTTAATTGGGTTCAATGATGATCCATACATAGCAAAAGCCAAAATGAGCTCgacaaatataaaattgatcAGTATCAAGGTGATCCAGctaaacaaaaattcaaaacaacCCATTACCGATAGAAGTTAAATCGACTGATATCTGAGAAAGGGGGTTTATACGGGACTAAGAAGCTGAGAAAGAGAGGGTTTTGGTTCAGAATTCATGCCAATGATGATGACAAGAGGGATGAAACCGTAATGGGTGATAACTTTGGCTTTCTTTGCGGTCCATGTCCCCCACTCCTTCACGAACTTTCCCACCACCGCCACTGCTCCGTCGTCCTCGTCCGCCGCAGCAGCTTTCTTGGTGTTCTTCCCCTTAGGTTTCAGCATGATCTTCGAAGACATGTTCGTAGTTTCTGGTGCAGAGATGAACCCTAGAAATGGAAAATTAGGTAAAGTGAAGGTCTAGAAATGCAAAATTAGCGCAAAACTCCTGTATAATTGTCAATTCGTTTTATTAAAGTGAGATTTGATctaaatttcaataaatatttcACACACTCgtcaatgattttttaaaaaaacggaGTTAATGATCGAATTGAACCATATCAAATAGACTTTTTGGTTTATTAGCTAATATAGctataatttgaattaattacaactcacaactttattttagatatatttacATCACCTTTCTCATCTCCTCCTCTCTCTTGCCtctcttttatacatatataattatatgacagatttacaaatataattagcctctctccactcttttccctctctcgctcgctcttctccttcttccaatctcgctcgcctctctacTCCCTCTCTCAATTTTGCTCGccacatatacaaatacatatatataatatacagtTTATttgatagatatacatatacagttTCCTTCTATCCACCCTCTGCCCTCTCTAGTTCGTCTCTCTCCTCCATTTCTCAATCTCGCTTgccaaatatacaaatacatatgtatacaagttacatatatacaattattttgattgatatacatatacaattcgtctctctccactctctgccctctcttgCTCGCCTCACTCATCtctctaacatgtagctataaattgtaattagcaaacataaatatggaGCATAATGAACCTATTTTTGAGTGACTATATGCAAAAATTCCCTAACAAAAAATAGTTGTGTAATATTATTTATTCAGtttgaaaatcaagagataatttatcattttatttctattttatccttgGTATTAAATAATACCTTcgtattaaataatatttaatagatTTTCCAAAGAGTTAAATTAACATATTAAAcaagtaatataataatattactcctattatttattgtttcttaaggtGTGTATGTCAAGTCAATAATTGACAACTATTGTTTGACAGAAGGagtataaatttataattgtatCAAATAAGTaggtatattttttattttataaaggtAATCGAATAAAACAAACTCTACTAAATAATATACAtgtgtaaaatatattttataatatatattaagtttaaataagaaaatatttttaaaatgttgtaCCCAAGATAATCAAGTGACTAAGTAACAGCATAGTTAACACTTAACATTAATAACTTCTTATACTACTCTAATCGAAATTAAATTAGTTCTCAATAATAACTAACAAACTACAAGGAGTTCCCACGATTTTGACAAACAATCATACATTCTTAAAGAGAAATTGTTCAAATTAATTATGGAAAAAGCAAATGGGCAAAGAGCTTGAAAAATCAACTCTTTCCAAAGAAGAATTTTGGCTCCCATGAAAGGTGAGATCCATTAAGTAGATTCAGTTctcaaatttcattttgattgattttttcttttgccTCGTATGATatagattatatattttgtttgtacTTAATATACTAATAATGAGATGAATttctattcttattttcttaattcatcACCTTTTAAAATATCTGGAGAGTTCTTTTTCAAAGTCATACATAGAATATACATGATAGCAGATTctaagttttatatatttttaaaagaaatgtcgACAATTAATTGAACCgtataaatatagaaaaaaatcgaaataataaaacaatttcaAAAAGTCTAGTTTTggtcataaaataaaataatcaaaaataataatatgttataaattttaaaaaatcacccTCATCTCCAACTTATTCGTAGTTTTAAGGTGCTTTTGActataaaaaaacttatttggaGACCAGGCGAAGGGTCATCTTTGGCAACCAACCGGGGTCATGTGGAGCCGGCCTCTCCGCCGGCCCCCCTGCTCGCACCCTCCATAACAGAAGTACGTAGAAACCTTGATTTGTTTACTTCCTCCTTTAATAAGATCGGGATGAGGAGTGACCTTTTACTGGACATATTTAAACCGTACCATTAATACCCCATAtttaaaaaggggaaaattacgcggttaaacaaatttatactacttaattattcatcatagttatagtttgctataGTTATCACTTGCGACTAACCTTAAccattaattacgtgggctgactttgagtttgtataattagccacgtttgtataattcgccacatttatataattcacaactaacaattcttcatttgatttgtatttgtatacgatggtttgtatttgtatatgacgatgatttcctttggtttttcagttttatcACCATATACActcaatctttttgtgtataactttttaaagtttgtataaatgtGTAGGTGTcggattttgtataatataattatataatgtaatttgtataatataatttgcataattgtttaaagttcatatgtttatgtttgtatcaatttgttatttcgagttttacaTACTTGTATAATTCCAAactttatattactcaattatacaaaaacacgtGAATTACACAAACGTAcccgtgaattatacaaacgagatgcGAATTATACCAATTATTGCTCTctgtctcgctcgcctctctcctccctctcccaatctcacttgccactctcctccctataacatgtagctatgaatcgtaattagcaaactatagttatggagcgtaattaagttaatttgaatggctatatgtgaaagttcccttttaagaaaatattacaaCTTATATGTATGAAGGAATTTCAAGTTGCACCTTATATAATTAATTCCTACTTGGTTCCTACTCTTCTTTGTTATTTGGAAAGAGTTTTGTATTGTCTACTTTCTTTCTTAGCAAGATTgtcttttcaatctttttttttgtggtcTTGAGGCATGGTTTTCATGTCCTCTTCTAGTCATTATAACAACCTATTGGTGATtgcttattaaaaataaagactGCATAGTTCTATTGCTTAAACTCTGTTTTAGTTCTATATTCCAATATATTTGGAGGCTATTACCAATCTTTTCTTGATCCTCCAATAAAATTCTGGGAGAAACAACTCATCATATGTTATACTTTTATTCCAACTCTATAAGTATTGATCTGATGTTTATTTTCGCAGCATTTGCATGACGATGAGTGGGGCAAGCCACACACAAAGTTTGTAGTACAAGTTCTGCAATATTTTTGGAAGAAGTAAAATTACATTGTTCATACACAGCTTGTTGTAATCTTAGATTTGTGAGGAATTAACTCAGTTCATGAGAAATTTACCTTCAACTAATAAACGTCTTTTACGGAGGAAACAAGTCACAAATATAACACATTTTCTTTGTGTTTATAACTTAAAATTAGGTCACGAAACTCAGGCTCTTTGATAAGGTCTTTAAATAGTTTTACCTACTCTGTCAAAACATAACATCAACAAGATATTAAGACAGAAATGAAAGTTATCTTAAAGAACCATTGGGTAGTTAAGCCAGCTGAGGCAACATGGAATGGCACTGTCTCCTTATCAGAATTTGATCAAACATTTGCTGTAACTCATGTACCAACCATCTATTACTATAAATTTTTCCATGATTTTGTTACTgatgaaatcatcaaaaccctcAAGACCTCACTGAGCAAAACACTAGTATACTTCTATCCATTAGCTGGCCGTTTGCGTTGGATCAATGGGTCCCGGCTTGAGCTAGACTGTGATGCCTCGGGGGTTGTTCTCACGGAAGCTGAAGCTGATGCTAAGCTAGATAATCTCACCGATTTCTTGCTATCACCCGATTATAATAGCTTATTTCCCCGTGTAGATTACACTGTACCAATTGATGAGCTCCCTTTGTTGTTTGTGCAGCTTACTAAGTTCCAGTGTGGTGGTATTGCTCTCAGTTTTGCAATCTCACATGCTGTTGTTGATGGACAAAGTGCTCTTTATTTCTTCTCTGAATGGGCTAGGCTTGCTCGTGGGGAGCCGTTGATGTTTGCTCCTTGTCANNNNNNNNNNNNNNNNNNNNNNNNNNNNNNNNNNNNNNNNNNNNNNNNNNNNNNNNNNNNNNNNNNNNNNNNNNNNNNNNNNNNNNNNNNNNNNNNNNNNNNNNNNNNNNNNNNNNNNNNNNNNNNNNNNNNNNNNNNNNNNNNNNNNNNNNNNNNNNNNNNNNNNNNNNNNNNNNNNNNNNNNNNNNNNNNNNNNNNNNNNNNNNNNNNNNNNNNNNNNNNNNNNNNNNNNNNNNNNNNNNNNNNNNNNNNNNNNNNNNNNNNNNNNNNNNNNNNNNNNNNNNNNNNNNNNNNNNNNNNNNNNNNNNNNNNNNNNNNNNNNNNNNNNNNNNNNNNNNNNNNNNNNNNNNNNNNNNNNNNNNNNNNNNNNNNNNNNNNNNNNNNNNNNNNNNNNNNNNNNNNNNNNNNNNNNNNNNNNNNNNNNNNNNNNNNNNNNNNNNNNNNNNNNNNNNNNNNNNNNNNNNNNNNNNNNNNNNNNNNNNNNNNNNNNNNNNNNNNNNNNNNNNNNNNNNNNNNNNNNNNNNNNNNNNNNNNNNNNNNNNNNNNNNNNNNNNNNNNNNNNNNNNNNNNNNNNNNNNNNNNNNNNNNNNNNNNNNNNNNNNNNNNNNNNNNNNNNNNNNNNNNNNNNNNNNNNNNNNNNNNNNNNNNNNNNNNNNNNNNNNNNNNNNNNNNNNNNNNNNNNNNNNNNNNNNNNNNNNNNNNNNNNNNNNNNNNNNNNNNNNNNNNNNNNNNNNNNNNNNNNNNNNNNNNNNNNNNNNNNNNNNNNNNNNNNNNNNNNNNNNNNNNNNNNNNNNNNNNNNNNNNNNNNNNNNNNNNNNNNNNNNNNNNNNNNNNNNNNNNNNNNNNNNNNNNNNNNNNNNNNNNNNNNNNNNNNNNNNNNNNNNNNNNNNNNNNNNNNNNNNNNNNNNNNNNNNNNNNNNNNNNNNNNNNNNNNNNNNNNNNNNNNNNNNNNNNNNNNNNNNNNNNNNNNNNNNNNNNNNNNNNNNNNNNNNNNNNNNNNNNNNNNNNNNNNNNNNNNNNNNNNNNNNNNNNNNNNNNNNNNNNNNNNNNNNNNNNNNN
This region includes:
- the LOC125876269 gene encoding mitochondrial import receptor subunit TOM7-1, which produces MSSKIMLKPKGKNTKKAAAADEDDGAVAVVGKFVKEWGTWTAKKAKVITHYGFIPLVIIIGMNSEPKPSLSQLLSPV
- the LOC125877551 gene encoding spermidine hydroxycinnamoyl transferase-like codes for the protein MKVILKNHWVVKPAEATWNGTVSLSEFDQTFAVTHVPTIYYYKFFHDFVTDEIIKTLKTSLSKTLVYFYPLAGRLRWINGSRLELDCDASGVVLTEAEADAKLDNLTDFLLSPDYNSLFPRVDYTVPIDELPLLFVQLTKFQCGGIALSFAISHAVVDGQSALYFFSEWARLARGEPLMFAPLYAKYTESRRTVDPIRSRDHGGNLLGDALRVHNTPEPRLCDNYRVDFNTVELEGPIVLPPLPPGHTVVVTNSLM